A DNA window from Elephas maximus indicus isolate mEleMax1 chromosome 17, mEleMax1 primary haplotype, whole genome shotgun sequence contains the following coding sequences:
- the FBXO48 gene encoding F-box only protein 48: MQKHSKRYSNSRVADIDLNSVDTEEKKKESQNNFVELLPPEVTLNIFRRLDIQSLCRASMACRSWNDVIRNSDSLWKPHCLTVRAVCQREIDGDLESGYSWRVILLRNYQKSKVKHEWLSGRYSNICSSISLPEKIMYPMDADTWGEILEAELER; encoded by the exons ATGCAGAAACACTCCAAGAGGTACAGTAATTCAAGAGTTGCTGACATAGACTTGAACTCTGTGGACActgaggagaagaaaaaagagagtcaAAACAACTTTGTTGAGTTACTGCCTCCGGAAGTCACTTTGAACATTTTCCGCCGGCTAGACATTCAGAGTCTGTGCAGGGCTTCAATGGCGTGCAGGAGCTGGAATGACGTGATAAGAAACAGTGACTCCTTGTGGAAACCACACTGTTTGACTGTAAGAGCTGTGTGCCAAAGAGAAATAGACGGTGATCTAGAAAGCGGTTATTCCTGGAGG GTCATACTACTGAGGAATTACCAGAAGAGTAAAGTGAAGCATGAATGGCTCAGTGGCAGATATAGCAATATATGTTCTTCCATTAGCCTGCCAGAGAAAATCATGTACCCGATGGATGCAGATACGTGGGGGGAAATTCTGGAAGCAGAACTGGAAagataa